GCGACAAACCTTCGAAGAGGTGCTCGGCGAAGCATTCGAGTCGGGTTTGCTGGCGGACGCCTTGATTGCCGAAAGTCTGGCCCAGAGCGAGGCGCTCTGGCTGCTGCGCGAGAACATGAGCGACGCGCAGCAACGTGCCGGTCGCAACATGAAGCACGATATTTCAGTGCCAATTTCCCGGATCGTCGACTTCGTTGCCCACACCGATGCGTTGCTGCAAGAGCACTTCCCCGGCGTGCGCAATTTCACGTTCGGCCATCTGGGTGACGGCAATCTGCACTACAACGTGGCGCATCCGCTGGACTCCAGCGTCGAAGCGCACATGCAGAACTATGTGGCGTTGAGCGAGCTGGTCCACGACAGCGCCCATGCTCACGGCGGCTCCATCAGCGCCGAACACGGCATCGGCCAACGCAAGCTGGCGATGTTGCCCCGTTACAAAAGCCCGGTGGAACTGGATCTGATGCGGCGCATCAAGCGCGCTCTGGATCCGCAGAATCTGCTCAATCCGGGCAAGGTATTTGCCCTGGACGACGACGGAGAATCTCTATGAGCGTGCGTCTGTCAAAACGCGTGCAGCGCGTCACGCTGTCGGCCAATGCGGCGGCCAAATCCCGCGTCACGGCACTGCGTGAGGCGGGCGTCGACACTCTCGACCTGACCACCGGCGAGCCGGATTTCGATACCCCGGAACACATCAAGCAAGCCGCTTACGCAGCCATTGCCGCTGGCGACACCAAATACACCCCAACACCGGGCGTGCGGGCCTTGCGCGAAGCTGTGCAAAGCAAGCTCAAGCGCGAGAACCGTCTGGATTACCCGCTGCCGTCCATCGTGATTGCCAACGGCGCGAAACAGATCATTTACAACGCCTTTGCCGCAACCCTGGATGATGGCGATGAAGTGCTGGTGCCGGTTCCCTACTGGCCGTCGTTCCCGGACAGCGTGCGATTCAGTGGTGGCGAGCCAGTGTTCGTCGAGTGCGGTCTGGAGCAGGGCTGCAAACTGACGCCGACTCAGCTGGAACAACACATCACCGAGCGCACCCGCTGGCTGATTCTGAATGGTCCCGGCAACCCAAGCGGCGCGGTGTACAGCGAGGCAGAACTGCTGGCGCTGGCCGAGGTGCTGCGCCGTCATCCGCAAGTGCTGGTGTTGCTCGACGAATTGTACGAGCACATCCGTTTCGATGATCACTCGGCGCTGAACCTGCTTAACGTCGCGCCGGATCTGCAATCCCGCTGCCTGTTGGTGGGCGGTGTGTCGAAGACCTACGCCATGACCGGCTGGCGCATCGGTTTCGGCGCCGGGTCAAAAGAACTGACCACCGCGATGACCGTGGTGCAATCGCAGTCCACCTCCGGCGCGTCTTCGGTGGGGCAGGCGGCGGCGTTGGCGGCGTTTGAGGGCGGGCTGGGATTTCTTCCCGAGCAGGTTGCCGCGTATCACCAGCGCCGGGATTTGCTGGTCTCGGCATTGAGCGCCGTGAATGGCTTGCAAGTGCTGGAACCACAAGGCGGCTTCTTCGTGTTTGTGCGTTGCGCCGGTTTGCTCGGTCGTTATCGCCCGGACGGCGTGCGCCTGGACAGCGACGCTGACGTGGTGGACTGGCTGCTGGAGTCCGGCGTCGCCGGTGTCGCGGGCAGCGCGTATGGCCTGTCGCCGTGG
This genomic window from Pseudomonas sp. G.S.17 contains:
- a CDS encoding aminotransferase class I/II-fold pyridoxal phosphate-dependent enzyme; amino-acid sequence: MSVRLSKRVQRVTLSANAAAKSRVTALREAGVDTLDLTTGEPDFDTPEHIKQAAYAAIAAGDTKYTPTPGVRALREAVQSKLKRENRLDYPLPSIVIANGAKQIIYNAFAATLDDGDEVLVPVPYWPSFPDSVRFSGGEPVFVECGLEQGCKLTPTQLEQHITERTRWLILNGPGNPSGAVYSEAELLALAEVLRRHPQVLVLLDELYEHIRFDDHSALNLLNVAPDLQSRCLLVGGVSKTYAMTGWRIGFGAGSKELTTAMTVVQSQSTSGASSVGQAAALAAFEGGLGFLPEQVAAYHQRRDLLVSALSAVNGLQVLEPQGGFFVFVRCAGLLGRYRPDGVRLDSDADVVDWLLESGVAGVAGSAYGLSPWFRLSIATATSSVAEAGRRIAVACERLLIEAPQ